A window of Borrelia sp. A-FGy1 contains these coding sequences:
- a CDS encoding flagellar FlbD family protein has translation MIYVTKLNGDGYYLNPCHIESIEANPDTTILLMNGKKLVVKENVEEVIYRIKMYRRDVSFLCKFNKEDKGVGL, from the coding sequence ATGATTTATGTGACTAAATTAAATGGAGATGGTTATTATTTAAATCCTTGTCATATTGAGAGTATTGAGGCTAATCCCGATACTACGATTCTTTTGATGAATGGTAAGAAATTAGTTGTAAAAGAAAATGTAGAAGAGGTGATATATAGAATTAAGATGTATAGAAGAGATGTTTCTTTTTTATGTAAATTTAATAAAGAGGATAAGGGAGTTGGGTTATGA